From Octopus sinensis linkage group LG14, ASM634580v1, whole genome shotgun sequence:
CTACCTCTTAATTATTATGCTTCTGAGATGTTTCAATCTTTAGTAAGGAATGCTAAATATTTCTAATTCACAAAATTTGATGTAGAAATTCATGCATTCTTCTgagctttgttttctttcttcagaaaCTCTACACCAAAAACAGACTGTACTGCACTGGCAATTACATTGGAACTTTATGCAGAAAATTTTAAGCAAAAGATAATAAAAGATTCTGTTCCAAAGAAgggtattttaaatattaatgtgTACATGTGTCAAATGTTAATAAAAATCAACTATAGTTTTCTAAACTATTAACATCtcgtaataaaaaatatacagggTTTAGATATAACAAAATGGACAAAGAGTTCATATTTTAACTATAATTTATCCTTCAGTTTATTTCTAGCTTGTagatagaaattttaaaataaatcatttagATTTGCTAGAGAATTTTTTGTACCTTCTTTATTAATGTTACAGTTCTTCAGATTATAGTGTCTGTCACAATTCACTGATCATTATTCTGTTTACTTTTTTAGCTTGTGGtgcaataattaataatgatgttgGACATAATGGGGATGTTACATTCTATTATTAGAAGACACTTTGACAAAGAAACATCTGTTGTATATCATGACCTGGAATCATCTCTGTTAAAGACTAAGAAACAGTTCTCTGTCAAAGTAACTGATGTCAATGATGTAGAACCACATTTTACCAAAGAGACATTCCAATTCCTCACCTATGAAAACCAGAAAGTTGATTTCCCTATTGGCTTCATCAATGCTACAGACCCTGATCTTGGAGATGGAGGCCAACTTAcatattctatcatcaaggaaaataataatgataacattcctTTCCAACTGACAAAATATGGATTCATTTCTACATCACAATCAATAGATCGAGAAATGAAAGACATCTATAAGTTCAAGGTTTTAGTGAAAGATAATGGAACACCTTCTCTCAATGACACTGCCAATATTGTTATTGAGATtctagataaaaatgataatgctccGTATTTTACGTTTCCTAATAATGACCCTTACAATCTAGATGTCCACTACCATCCACACAGTAAGAAGGACATCACAATTCTGAAAGCATCTGACAAAGACACTGGAAACAATGCTTTCCTCACATATGGAATACTgagatccatcatcatcatcatttcatgtcggttttccatgctggcatgggttgcacagtttgacaggagctatcTGTTTTGGctggatttctacagctggatgtcctacttagtaccaaccactttacagagtgtgctgggtgctgaACTTACACGCTGATGTGTTATATTTCTCAGACAATTTACCAAAATGTTTCAGAAACATATGAGCTGACCTTAGCAAGTgatgtaatagcactgctaacacaatagAACATGGTATTgacttaaaaaaacatttactctactttgtaatatattgtggttgcataacaaaataccatGTTCTTAAAGTCTTTAATATTAGCTGGAGTTTATAGTGGTACTCCAGTTCAATCAGCAACAACTGCTATCATACTAACACTGTTTGTTAGTAATGTTACATCTTCAATGTTGACTGCTGTGCCATTCCAGTCTGGTCACGACCTGAATATGACTTGGATAATTATCATTGTAGCAGCAGCTGTAATAGTATCTGTGGCTATTGTAGTGTCCATAACACTGTGTGTTTTCAGATGTATTAATCACACAAATAACGCACCTACAACAGCAGAgaatcccaactttctctctcagacTGAGATGAGACAATTGCAAGAAATGCAGAAGAGATATTTAACTGAAATCTTCAGACAATAGAGTTTAAAAGTCAGTTTTTTCTGGAGATGGAACAGACACCAGATGAGAGGAAATTCTGAACAACACAGAGGAGACTTCTCACCTGTTCCTCAGGTAAATATCATTTTATGTCTCTGATATCCTTTTGATTTTAAATGCAAAAGTATTTTAGTGATTATTCACACatgttcaaatatttatataaattatcaattttAGAAACTCATGTGTATGAGCAGTTTTATTCCTTTGCTTAAAATTTATTGTTTATCTGTGACTTTctgaattaattattcatttttgtttagTGATACTTAAACAGTTTCAATGCCTATTATAGAAATACAACACTTTTTATATAATGACTGTTTTATTAGGTAAGATCTAGATTTGtatcaatataattttttatcttttctataATCAACTGAGATATGTTTCTATCCATAGTCGAGAAGGTCACATCAGTTCCAACCTGTCTAACTACAACAGTGACACCTTAACATCCCAAAAGGACAGAGAAGCTAGCAAGAGTAATGGCAAGACTAAACCATATGATGAGATACCTGCAGAACCAGGTAACTTTTATCGAAACataacatataaatgtaattgcCTTTATTACTGTAGgacaatatataatgttatgcttAGTGTAATATAAGATCAAtgtttctatctttatatattggagttgttatattgaaatgtaatttgtgtttgtatatttgatattttgcagAATATACCAATGACAATCCAGTGGCAGCCACAATACTAAAGGGACAGCAAATACAAGATACCTTTCTACAGCCAACATAGTAGATGTTCCATGACTATTGTTAAATGATTCTCTCACATACCAAATTTTATACAatactttatattcatataaaaatatcaactttatttttctttcacacaTCACACAAAACATGCCTTTAATGTGATTTACATCTCTGATACATGAAATACTACAAATACCCTTCTGTATATTATCATTGATGACAGTATATTGGGCTCATtgtatgttatatttaaattGCTAAGCTCCTGTTTTAGTGTAATTCTAATTTCTATATTTACTTCATCCATTTGTAGCATAAAACAACATAAAAGTTTTGCTATTATATCATTTAACTAATGATCTTAATCTCAAATGTTGTAATCTGGTAGAAtgaatcacacacatgcatgcacacagttcACAGATTCAGATTCaagttattatttctttattctagaaTTAGAACGtgtaaatacaatatattataataatgatacacaaaatttaatgaatgaatttttaaaaCTGTTTGTTTATGCAATTAAAACGTTTAATAAACAttgatttgaatttattttattagttttgttaTATCAGGAAATGATTAGAGTGTTGGATTTACTTTTGTTGCCCATTTTGTTCACATTATTATACAGTATTTCCTCTTCTTACCCTAAGTCTTAACAGTTCATGATGTTATAATAGTCTCAACCAAATACagaatatttttcagtatttaaaCTCTCATACAATCAGAATTATACTCTTAACACTAAATATCAGATTTGTTTTTTAGTAAGCCCTAAATACGTAATATGATAATGTGATCTTATGAAAATCATGAATCTACTTCAGTGTAAAGTGAGTTCTCTTGTTCGATGTGTTTGTGTGACACAGACACCATTGCAGTAATTTCCTATTGGATGAGAGAGATTTGCTATATTTCCTTCAATATTGAAAGTGAGGCTGAtagcttttttctttgttcatcatacacacaattgtgtgttgtgtgtgtggaggacatAGAGTTGTAACTAGCACACACCAGCATCTGGCTAACATCTCATACAAGCCCTGTCACACTATTATATCAGCAGTTACACAggaacaccaccactacaacagcagcagcagctgcagtaacaCAGGAAcactactacaacagcagcagtaccacTATAATaccactacagcagcagcagcagttagagTGGAACACTACAGCAGGATACACATCATCCATCACACACAACTACAGTGAAGGATTAAACAATGCaggtaagtctctctctctctctctctctctttctctttaatatcttttcatattcattataacatttatattatttgtgtttcTAATGAAAGACAGGGTAAGGCTAATATCTAAAATGTCTGccatgttatatgtgtatatgtgtatatatatatatagggattgaGAAAGTAGAGGATAGAGACATCTAGCCATCACTTCCACCATtaccaacagtagcagcagctgttGTAATATCTCTGAAGTAAAGGCACATTTACAGAGCAGTTGTTGCTTGCAGGGCTCGTTTTGGTTGTAATAGTTTTATTTGATTggtcataaaataatatatatgtagaattctTGTGTAATTTGTTCAATAAATTTTCTGTGGTTCAATAAATATTCATTGATATCCAGTCGTACATAAGCTGTTAGGATATTTAACAGTGTATTTGCATCTTAGATATAATCtgcatagatatagatagtaTTTAGACAGTTTCTATGCAACAGCAATATCACGAAGTATCTTAAATCCTATTTCATTAAGAAAGAAACATTGTTAGATAATTTACAATCTAGATGATACAAAGTAACAACTGACACAATATCTGACTTTATTGTTTTAGTCATGAATACATGtttaattctgtttctttttttttttttttaatataagaatCTTATTCTTTCAGCAAATACTTTGTTGTGCATTATTCTAGGAGAACCATTGCCTTCTGTTTGTTACTAAACATTCAgaactatttttcttgtttcctgtTATTTCTTTGATTGTAATGGTATCCTTAatgttcaatattttctttatacatttcctttctttctattatGTGTCAGTGTTCTTTTTCACCTTcttatattgaaatttaaaaaatagtcaTAATGTgaattatattattgtataattATGGTTAATTTAATCTGTAAGATGATATCTATATTATTAGTGCTGTTCTGGTATAATCCTTTCTCATTGTACAGAAATTACATATGTTTTATCAATAGACTCACTGTGAAAATATAATACATGAATAAACCAGCAGTAGAAAGTTAAGAATGCCCAACTACTTTTACTTTTCTTAAAACTCATGAGAAATCACTTGCCATGTCTTTCACTTGCTATAATTAATGATATATCTTCTTAAAATATCCAAGCAAATTATTACTGGGATAAAGAAACTTACACAATATTACATAATGGTACAAAGTTGAAGGCCAACATTTAATAGGAAAACTTCAGACACAGCTTTGTTATAATTAAATAGGTATATAGaaattgtgtatgtttatgtgtgggtCATATATATGAATTGCTTATGAGGGTGCAGATGTGCAATCAGGTGAAAAGTCAGTAATGAatagaatgaagaatttagtatgaAAGCAGATATCAACCAGGTTTCAGCTCTCTTATTTATTGTAATCTTCGAGTATATAACAAGTTTAAGGCCAGCTGTCCATAAGAATTCCTATGTACTGAAGGACTCACTCTTTTAGTTGAATGTGTTGTAGAATTTAGAGTGTAAATTCCAGTTGTAGAAGCAAAATCTAGAATCAAGAGGCTTGAAAGTAAACTTCATAGTCACTATAATATTAGTAGGTAGGTTACATTATATGGATTTCTTACCTATTCCTTTTCTGGTTATTGAACATTGCTGTTTCCACACCAACAGGAAAACAGCCATGTTCAATTTGCAGAGAAATAGTAGGTAGGAATTCCATATGATGCACTGAATGTAAATGATAGACACACAAGAAATGTAGTAGTATTACAAGTTGGCTAAtggaaaaaacaaacattgcagcAAATGCAAAGGCACTAAAACTGCACAGGAAGTTGATCCGTTCAAATTTTAGGAAGGATTTCTTGATATTGTTGATAGTTTTTGTTACATCAGGGGCCTAATTATCTATGGTGGTGGATCTGTTGAAGGTATAGTCGCCAGAGTAAAAGCTAATTGaaataaagtgatagtatgttgtcaacttaatgtgacagtcccttgaaagggaagaatgctactgttatttagccctaggaaacactgttTCCTTTTGGACTAAATAAcaatagcattcttccctttcatgggactgtcacattaagttgacaacatactatcactttattgtgttgctactgcataaatctctctgagagatttagaaatgccttatttctattttcaaaaattagTTGAAATAAGTTCAGGGAGTTATTAACTCTGCTCATAACAAAATGGTTCTCTCtgagaatgaaaggcagattgtataatgcatgtgtacAAAATACAATGCTGCATGGTAGAGACACATGGAGCCTGAATACAGAGGATTtctaaaagctagaaagaaacgAAGCTTGCTCCACTGGATTTGTAATGTTAAGTGCTTGAGCAGTAGAAAACAAATGGggtaaaagaaaaactgaatgtAATAGAAATTAGATGTAGTATGCAAGAGAGTGTTGACTACTTGAAGTAGTTGGAATATGTTGAAGAGGAGACCCTGGAAGACATGGACCAAAGTGGTGATGACGAAACtcataaaagaaatgattttaaaaaatatgatgaaTGATGACTCATGGTGGTGATGGCTGCATTTCGGTCACTTACCCAGTGTATTCTTGTTATGTTTCCATCTACCGCTATTTACATTACCCTTtcatctatcactctatctccaTGTCACCTGTATAACTATGAATAGTATTTCATGTGTCTGGATTTAACCCTTCCACCATCACTCCTTATCGCTCTTCTAACATAAGACCCTTTTTATTTAAGGGAATTTTTTCCGCAACTCccatacttttcaaaaatttatgtATTCAACAAGCTGATTTTAGTAACTAATAGCCAGTCATTTTCACAGTTTTATTTCACAACTGAATAATATATGTACCTGAATATGTTACTGAATACATCACATTAACCAAAGACCAAAATCACTTATTTAATAAGAAAGCTGATGCTGCTCTTGACGCAGGGGTAAGAATTTtagatgcaaacacagacactttTAAGCTTAAGTCATGTTTTAAAAATTGTCTAAAAAACTTGAACTCTTTCTGTAGATTTAGAAAGTATTTTGAAAATCTTAGTTTGTCTTGATCAGCCTTATTGTGATTAAATATGCATTTTACAATGCAGAATCCTCAAATTTAGGTCTTCGTTCAAGGTTCTCCTGCTTTACTTTAGCAGGTTCACAGGCTCCTTTGGATGCTAGGCTGGAAACCAATTTATAGCTtattgctgacaaaataattttgaaattcaaatcaaatacacatttatgtatgttaaaCCTGAACTATATATTGCAAGAATGAATCACTTAGCAAAACTGTTTTTAGAAAAAATTTTGCTCACTGACATATATTTAATCTTACTTTGTCTCTGTTTGTAATTTTTACCTATTGTAATTCTAGAAATATCTCATAGGAGAGTAATGACGACCTACAGACATGAATGGAAATATCATTTACCTGGTGTGTTTGCTACAATTACGACAGTCTCTTGTACTGTCCATAGATATTACATACCATGTCAAGGAAGAAGGCAGTCCTCACACCTATATAGGAGACATTGCTGTTGACTCCAACTTATCATACCCTCTCACACATCAACAACACACTCTCATTACATTTACACAACTACAAAGGACAGTTGAAAGTGGTTCTCACTTATTTAATGTCACCAACTCAGGAAAACTATACACTACTCAAACACTGGATGCTGAGTCTCTGTGTACATACAACAAGGAATGTTCCAGAATTGTTAAAGTAGCAGTAagggaaaataaaagatttctgaAGATCCTgaaggtgaaaataataatagaagacaTCAATGATCATTCTCCAGAATTTTCTATTGATAAAATCACTGTTAAATATACTGAAGATAGTTTTAAAGGAACCAGAAGGATAATTCCATTTGCCATAGATAGGGATATAACCATCTTGAATTCCcaaatttcatataaaataatgGCTAGTCAAAGAGATCCATTTTCTTTgtacatgaaaaaacaaaatgatggTGCCTTCATACCTCAACTTATTCTTGAAGAAACATTAGACAGAGAAGTCAAAGACTCATATATGTTGACCCTGGAAGCTAAAGATGGAGGGAACCCTCCCAAAACAGCTACACTCAAGGTACACATATCTGTGACAGACGTCAATGATAACACACCTGTATTTTCACAGAAAGTCTACAATGTCTCTATAAGCAATTCACATCAAAGACATTTACCAATTCTTACTTTAAAAGCAACAGATAGAGATTCTGGACACAATGGAAAGATTTCTTACCATTTCAACCATAAAACTCCCATTCTGTtccagaaatattttttattaaagagAACTAATGGTGagatatatttaaaagataattttagTTTTGgtggaaaacatacatacaaattatacatTGAAGCACAAGATGATGGGAGTCCCTCCCTAAGTTCTGTAACAATGGTACAGATTCACGTAATTAGTAACCAAAATTCTGCTCCCAtgataaatatagattttgtatCTCCTTTATCAGAGAGTTCCACAGCAGTTTCAGAAGACAGTGAAGTAGATAGTTTTATAGCTTATGTTATGGTCACCGACAATGATAGTGGACCTAATGGTGAGGTTAGCTGTGATTTAAAACATGATAAATTTAAACTTGCCAAAATGGattctaaagaatataaaataattgttaaGGGCCACCTTGACAGAGAAATAAGGGACCATTATAAAGTATCTGTTGTGTGTCGTGATATGGGGTCACCTCAactagaaagtaaaaaatatttctctgtcaaAGTAACTGATGTCAATGATGTAGAACCACATTTTACCAAAGAGACATTCCAATTCCTCACCTATGAAAACCAGAAAGTTGACTTCCCTATTGGCTTCATCAATGCTACAGACCCTGATCTTGGAGATGGAGGCCAACTTACATATTCTATCATcagtgataacaacaatgataacattccTTTCCAACTGACAAAATATGGATTCATTTCTACATCACATCCAATAGATCGAGAAATGAAAGACATCTATAAGTTCAAGGTTTCAGTGAAAGATAATGGAACACCTTCTCTGAATGACACTGCCAATATTGTTATTGAGATtctagataaaaatgataatgctccGTATTTTACGTTTCCTAATAATGACCCTTACAATCTAGATGTCCACTACCATCCACACAGTAAGAAGGACATCACAATTCTGAGAGCATCTGACAAAGACACTGGAAACAATGCTTTCCTCACATATGGAATACTGAGATCCAATGATAAAAACCTGTTTACAGTGAACTCACACACTGGTGTGTTATCTTTCTCTCgcacagtttaccaaaatgatgcagGAACATATGAGCTGCAGTTTATAGTGAAAGACGGTGGTACTCCAGTTCAATCAGCAACAACTGCTATCATACTAACACTGTTTGTTAGTAATGATACATCTCCAATGTTGACTGCTGTGCCATTCCAGTCTGGTCACGACCTGAATATGACTTGGGTAATTATCATTGTAGCAGCAGCTGTAATACTATCTGTGGCTATTGTAGTGTCCATAACACTGTGTGTTTTCAGATGTATTAATCACACAAATAACTCACCCACAACAGCAGAgaatcccaactttctctctcagacTGAGATGAGACAATTACTGTATCAGACCAACAATCCTGTTGCAATAACGAGAAATGCAGAAGAGATATTTAACCGAAATCTTCAGACAATAAAATCTAAAAGTCAGTTTTTTCTGGAGATGGAACAGACACCAGATGAATGGAAATTCTCAACAACACAAAGGAGACTTCCACCTGTGCCTcaggtaaatattattttaaacaattctATGGCATATTTTTGAaacattcatcaaaatatatttgaaatctcttattttatatacatgttatgtTCTTTATGCCTTCTCCATAAAACATAATGGctctttcatatttttacaatttaCAGAATTCATAAATCTAAAATTTCCATATATTTCATTAAACTAGTATCTCTGTTTTGTTTATTGTCTACTCCAAGTTATTTTCATTAACTAAGACTGTCTTCAATTATACTGTTTCTGCTCATTTTAAAAGCATTCCTCTCTTGTGTCTTACCAGAAACATTctagaatacaaatatatatgtttcttctttttaacATTATGCTTCACTCTGCTTTTTTTTCTAATCACCAGAGATGTGATTCAATCCATAGTCAAGGACGTCGTACCAGTTCCATCATGTCTTACAACAGTGACACCTTAACATCCCAAAAGGACAGAGAAGCTAGCAAGAGTAATGGCAAGACTAAACCATATGATGAGATACCTGCAGAACCAGGTAACTTTTATCAAAACataacatataaatgtaattgcCTTTATTACTGTAGgacaatatataatgttatgcttAGTGTAATACAAGATCAAtgtttctatctttatatattggagttgttatattgaaatgtaatttgtgtttgtatatttgatattttgcagAATATACCAATGACAATCCAGTTGCAGCCACAATACTAAAGGGACAACAAATACAAGATACCTATCTACAGCCAACATAGTAGATGTTCCATGACTATTGTTAAATGATTCTCTCACACACCAAATCTTATACAatacttt
This genomic window contains:
- the LOC118766094 gene encoding protocadherin beta-6-like isoform X2, which produces MMLDIMGMLHSIIRRHFDKETSVVYHDLESSLLKTKKQFSVKVTDVNDVEPHFTKETFQFLTYENQKVDFPIGFINATDPDLGDGGQLTYSIIKENNNDNIPFQLTKYGFISTSQSIDREMKDIYKFKVLVKDNGTPSLNDTANIVIEILDKNDNAPYFTFPNNDPYNLDVHYHPHSKKDITILKASDKDTGNNAFLTYGILRSNDKNLFTVNSHTGVLSFSRTVYQNDAGTYELQFIVKDGGTPVQSATTAIILTLFVSNDTSPMLTAVPFQSGHDLNMTWVIIIVAAAVILSVAIVVSITLCVFRCINHTNNSPTTAENPNFLSQTEMRQLLYQTNNPVAITRNAEEIFNRNLQTIKSKSQFFLEMEQTPDEWKFSTTQRRLPPVPQRCDSIHSQGRRTSSIMSYNSDTLTSQKDREASKSNGKTKPYDEIPAEPEYTNDNPVAATILKGQQIQDTYLQPT
- the LOC118766094 gene encoding protocadherin beta-6-like isoform X3: MGSPQLESKKYFSVKVTDVNDVEPHFTKETFQFLTYENQKVDFPIGFINATDPDLGDGGQLTYSIISDNNNDNIPFQLTKYGFISTSHPIDREMKDIYKFKVSVKDNGTPSLNDTANIVIEILDKNDNAPYFTFPNNDPYNLDVHYHPHSKKDITILRASDKDTGNNAFLTYGILRSNDKNLFTVNSHTGVLSFSRTVYQNDAGTYELQFIVKDGGTPVQSATTAIILTLFVSNDTSPMLTAVPFQSGHDLNMTWVIIIVAAAVILSVAIVVSITLCVFRCINHTNNSPTTAENPNFLSQTEMRQLLYQTNNPVAITRNAEEIFNRNLQTIKSKSQFFLEMEQTPDEWKFSTTQRRLPPVPQRCDSIHSQGRRTSSIMSYNSDTLTSQKDREASKSNGKTKPYDEIPAEPEYTNDNPVAATILKGQQIQDTYLQPT
- the LOC118766094 gene encoding protocadherin beta-6-like isoform X1, which encodes MMLDIMGMLHSIIRRHFDKETSVVYHDLESSLLKTKKQFSVKVTDVNDVEPHFTKETFQFLTYENQKVDFPIGFINATDPDLGDGGQLTYSIIKENNNDNIPFQLTKYGFISTSQSIDREMKDIYKFKVLVKDNGTPSLNDTANIVIEILDKNDNAPYFTFPNNDPYNLDVHYHPHSKKDITILKASDKDTGNNAFLTYGILRSNDKNLFTVNSHTGVLSFSRTVYQNDAGTYELQFIVKDGGTPVQSATTAIILTLFVSNDTSPMLTAVPFQSGHDLNMTWVIIIVAAAVILSVAIVVSITLCVFRCINHTNNSPTTAENPNFLSQTEMRQLLYQTNNPVAITRNAEEIFNRNLQTIKSKSQFFLEMEQTPDEWKFSTTQRRLPPVPQRCDSIHSQGRRTSSIMSYNSDTLTSQKDREASKSNGKTKPYDEIPAEPEYTNDNPVAATILKGQQIQDTYLQPT